In one window of Paraflavitalea soli DNA:
- a CDS encoding RHS repeat domain-containing protein, with protein sequence MPFRSLPFWVLLIAVRGFSQVPESPQAPPSPNAFAFDQVKKVPVYHFTGLPTLQIPLSQTTYKTTTVNMGLSYNASGFKPDQHASWVGTGWSLQVGGAITRQVNGLPDEYAYTMFNQVIPGQSTTYNLGWLKRDVSTPYTYGLNFLMNGAGHWVDKKFQAGLPHEFVKYPWPLPYRGSYMGASCVTTDRWYNFSLLVNEVDPYYPGTRDVQRDEFSFNVFGYSGKFYFKDSNDIVVVSDKKFRVQRVAPEIPIPATLLQPNADPQAGATCPQWLLGMSPYSSSNYYPKTLAGFTLQAEDGTLFTFGNYEPGQDAIEFSIGENYKLGTAGFGQQNYTDFWIANAWYLTTVRFPDGRLLYLDYQRDEYIRTIYNSEMTLDVQQNSQSPGCGNASSVAPIPGQITASKIISPVYLKRVFGDVAEFNFTYSNTNESNLLTANAVQNFKWKKLDTVEVKDMTGMHYKWAFSYEPLANWSQRLFLNKVERFDPANVSTGERYLFEYNNHLTLPDYNAGANDHWGFWNGTASASVMGKTNGLLDTLRSPSFTHTLAGVLKKVIYPTGGYREFTYEQNNYRKKVKMERMLGVDSLAANFTTGGLRIASIRTVDTVTGQGNTTRYFYVSDYNPALTFLQNAALPSSGVRNSNSYVYHWQDVIGQFYAPFPTCLQNLKFKISSNQPMNALLDDYHVGYSTVVEVRQDSAYTVRRFTNHDNGHADDSLVSSINPFASPYRRYSSRALERGRISFEGQYTRTGKLIQSTETEYTIVPAYSGGPAKTFLDAWTLNIMDANNGNGSVSAWEVIPVSYIFSDQYKEYTYGYLPARVTNKLYQDNGAQSITTVQEMEYNSPSHWQATTLKNMNSNGKVAQQVIKYPADYPSTFVTDRLVSAYWLTTPIEKINLFKDSATGPLKVRGALLSEFALNPFSSGNASVPMNTYSLQVESPFLYTAMTNTVPVTYSYPTTSAWTKDARYRLDKHVKKYDSLFNVLEAHTSDGQKTWVYMGYRGLKTLGLQSVSTGSFWNPAFTSFETLSVRAAYDYGTVQIIPDNPSWILIGNRDTTVAFTGKNSFVGRVRYNGTYITGRILLAARASGATPTLERYDQGSGTYIPLTTVTPTLLGQKDGWKIWQYSYGNAGIQLVINTNGNQIDELRMGANYTGDLTHFSTVTYVGNRMTEKTDARYMRIRFEYDKIGRLARVRDDNGKILEQYEYKFRMPTN encoded by the coding sequence ATGCCATTTCGTTCGTTACCCTTTTGGGTACTGCTCATTGCAGTACGCGGCTTTTCTCAGGTGCCTGAATCACCCCAGGCGCCGCCCTCTCCCAATGCCTTTGCATTTGACCAGGTAAAGAAGGTGCCTGTATATCATTTTACAGGACTGCCTACGTTGCAGATACCGCTGAGTCAAACCACGTACAAGACTACCACCGTAAATATGGGCCTGAGTTATAATGCCAGCGGATTCAAACCCGATCAGCATGCATCGTGGGTGGGAACGGGCTGGTCGCTGCAAGTAGGCGGCGCCATCACCCGGCAGGTGAATGGGCTGCCGGATGAATATGCCTATACGATGTTCAACCAGGTGATCCCCGGCCAATCGACCACCTATAACCTGGGCTGGCTCAAAAGAGACGTGAGTACCCCTTATACTTATGGACTGAATTTTTTAATGAACGGAGCGGGTCACTGGGTGGATAAGAAGTTTCAGGCGGGGCTTCCGCACGAGTTCGTTAAATATCCCTGGCCTTTACCTTACCGGGGCAGTTATATGGGAGCCAGTTGTGTGACCACAGACAGGTGGTATAATTTTAGTTTGCTGGTCAATGAAGTGGACCCCTACTACCCGGGCACCAGGGATGTACAGCGGGACGAATTCTCCTTCAACGTATTTGGCTATTCGGGTAAATTTTACTTCAAGGACAGCAATGATATTGTAGTCGTATCGGATAAGAAATTCAGGGTGCAACGGGTGGCTCCTGAGATTCCTATACCAGCTACCTTGCTACAGCCCAATGCCGATCCGCAGGCAGGTGCTACCTGTCCGCAATGGCTGCTGGGTATGTCGCCCTATAGCTCCAGCAACTACTATCCCAAAACGCTGGCGGGATTTACCCTGCAGGCAGAGGACGGAACGCTGTTTACCTTTGGCAATTATGAACCTGGTCAGGATGCTATCGAATTTTCCATCGGCGAAAACTATAAGCTGGGAACGGCAGGCTTTGGGCAGCAGAACTACACTGACTTCTGGATAGCCAATGCCTGGTATCTGACGACTGTACGATTTCCCGATGGGCGCTTGCTGTACCTCGACTACCAGCGCGATGAATATATCCGCACTATTTACAACAGTGAAATGACACTGGATGTGCAGCAGAACAGTCAGAGCCCGGGATGCGGCAATGCCAGTTCCGTAGCACCCATACCCGGCCAGATCACTGCCAGCAAGATCATATCGCCGGTATACCTCAAAAGGGTATTTGGTGACGTGGCGGAGTTCAACTTCACGTACAGCAACACCAACGAAAGTAATTTACTAACGGCCAATGCCGTGCAAAACTTCAAATGGAAAAAGCTGGATACGGTGGAAGTGAAGGATATGACGGGTATGCATTATAAATGGGCTTTTTCGTATGAACCATTAGCGAACTGGTCCCAGCGGTTGTTTTTGAATAAAGTAGAACGATTTGATCCTGCCAACGTTTCCACAGGAGAACGGTACCTGTTTGAATACAATAACCACCTCACGCTTCCGGATTATAATGCCGGGGCCAATGACCACTGGGGCTTTTGGAATGGTACTGCCTCCGCTTCTGTAATGGGCAAGACCAATGGCCTGTTGGATACCCTGCGCAGTCCTTCTTTCACGCATACCCTGGCAGGGGTTTTAAAAAAGGTGATCTATCCCACAGGAGGCTATCGGGAATTTACCTATGAACAAAATAACTATCGCAAGAAAGTAAAAATGGAAAGGATGCTGGGAGTGGACAGTCTTGCTGCCAACTTTACCACGGGCGGTTTGCGGATTGCCAGCATCAGGACAGTCGATACAGTGACCGGGCAAGGCAATACGACACGTTATTTTTATGTATCGGATTACAACCCTGCATTGACCTTCCTGCAAAACGCCGCACTGCCTTCCAGCGGAGTACGCAACAGTAATAGTTATGTATACCACTGGCAGGATGTGATCGGACAGTTTTATGCGCCCTTCCCTACCTGCCTGCAAAACCTGAAGTTTAAAATATCTTCCAATCAACCCATGAATGCGCTGCTGGATGATTACCATGTGGGCTATAGTACCGTGGTGGAAGTGCGGCAGGACTCAGCCTATACGGTAAGGCGCTTTACCAACCATGACAACGGGCATGCGGATGACAGCCTGGTATCCAGCATAAATCCCTTTGCCTCCCCTTACCGGCGGTATTCTTCCCGCGCGCTGGAAAGAGGCAGGATCAGCTTTGAAGGCCAATATACCAGGACGGGTAAGCTGATCCAAAGCACAGAAACGGAATACACCATTGTGCCTGCCTACAGTGGCGGGCCAGCCAAAACTTTCCTGGATGCCTGGACGCTCAACATCATGGATGCTAATAATGGCAACGGCAGTGTATCGGCCTGGGAAGTAATACCGGTGAGTTATATTTTTTCGGATCAATACAAGGAATACACGTATGGATATTTGCCCGCCCGGGTGACCAACAAACTGTACCAGGACAATGGGGCGCAATCCATTACTACGGTGCAGGAAATGGAATACAACAGCCCTTCGCACTGGCAGGCGACAACGTTAAAAAACATGAACAGTAATGGTAAGGTTGCCCAGCAGGTAATCAAATATCCTGCGGACTATCCGTCAACCTTTGTCACCGACAGGTTGGTGAGTGCTTATTGGTTAACAACCCCTATAGAAAAAATAAACCTGTTTAAAGATTCGGCTACCGGGCCCTTAAAAGTAAGGGGGGCTTTGTTGAGTGAGTTTGCACTCAATCCCTTTAGTTCCGGCAACGCGTCTGTGCCGATGAATACGTACAGCTTACAGGTGGAAAGCCCCTTCCTGTATACTGCCATGACGAACACGGTACCGGTGACCTACAGTTATCCGACCACTTCCGCCTGGACCAAAGACGCCCGCTACCGGCTCGATAAACATGTAAAGAAATATGATTCGCTCTTTAATGTATTGGAAGCGCATACGTCAGATGGTCAAAAGACCTGGGTGTATATGGGCTACCGGGGACTTAAAACGCTTGGCCTGCAAAGCGTAAGTACGGGCTCTTTCTGGAACCCGGCTTTTACCAGTTTTGAAACGCTCAGCGTAAGGGCTGCTTACGATTATGGGACTGTACAGATCATTCCCGATAATCCCTCCTGGATATTGATAGGCAACCGCGACACAACGGTGGCCTTTACGGGTAAAAACTCGTTTGTGGGCAGGGTAAGGTATAACGGCACTTACATTACAGGTCGCATTCTGCTGGCCGCCCGGGCCAGTGGGGCCACGCCTACGCTGGAACGCTATGATCAGGGCAGCGGCACTTATATTCCCCTTACTACTGTCACGCCTACGCTGCTTGGGCAAAAAGACGGCTGGAAGATATGGCAATACAGCTACGGCAATGCAGGCATTCAGCTTGTGATCAATACCAATGGCAACCAGATAGACGAACTACGGATGGGAGCCAACTATACAGGTGACCTTACACATTTTTCCACGGTGACGTATGTGGGTAACCGCATGACGGAGAAGACAGACGCCCGCTATATGCGTATCCGGTTTGAGTACGACAAGATCGGCCGGCTGGCCAGGGTACGCGATGACAACGGCAAAATACTGGAGCAATACGAATACAAGTTCCGGATGCCCACCAATTGA
- a CDS encoding DUF6443 domain-containing protein produces the protein MRYTSNFIIMIGLALTTGRASGQQSTPNPYGAAPVNYVRTWQAKAPIGNPDSIIAAGLREVKQTTVYVDGLGRNLQTVVKKGSLPYNDTARDLVKGQVYDAQGRHSIDYLLFAANNTGGNTSVSNGGFKRNPFAQEVSCYNQRLAGQPGETNVGGGSLNWAYNQTLYDGSPLDRTTQSLPAGMSWVGSGRGIRSNYWVNTVADSVRAWQVTDVANDWGTYNSTGMYAAGMLYKNLTTDEQGKQTIEFKDKAGRLVLRKMQTTATADAGTGSGHQGWACTYYVYDDLDNLRLVVQPVGVELLAANSWNTAALSGAILAEQCYRYEYNYRKMMIRKKDPGVGEVWLVYDGRDRLVLVQDANLRSGSPAKWLYTLYDELNRPVSTGLWNNNQLMTYHKAAAENSSSYPNLTGATYEELTVTHYDDYAGLPAGFAATMSSSNINSNTINTNYNTSPEYAEPLTQTVNPSGMITWTKVKVLGTGQYLYAVNYYDDKARLIQEQVSNVSGAISTTSRQYNFAGQVIRTVQLHNKDYPNSILTNVYSKHSYDDLGRIISIGQKINISSGPYKTIAEYGYDELGQLKVKKMGTHPVTGQALETQDYVYNVRGWLVGANRGFATDTSNQSRYFGYDIGYDNEGPAIYGAAHTFATKRYDGGIGRVLWKSAGDQKIRKYEASYDNLNQLTGAAFYQYKGSGFTQSELDFSVSGISYDANGNLQKMLQKGWKPGGTVLLDSLLYTYYPHSNRLRSVLDGVNDTATQLGDFRSSTSYMAALGGTKTTTATDYLYDANGNMSKDLNKDLGFIRYNHLNLPAYIALPGKGTISYLYDARGTKLQKTVVDSTVSPVLTSTTYYVDNFVYESREHAVAQPDDEVQTQQFFTHAEGRTRFKGIDGYKYDYFVTDHLNNVRMVLSEELTTDPYPTLTLEGAVGSPAITAQNTYWENKTGASINVAAVRSSRPGAFGDTSTNGQQVMLVRKSTGAIGAAKLLKVMKGDRCHIYLEYFYTAANTNNTGASGITSLLTSFASALSASPGVTDLLKPGAATLSTALGGNAALSGLLNSAPNTSGSNQAPKAYLNVLFFDEQLRFDQAASRVYPVAYTPNTKGVFDKRLANAIEVGRNGYVYIYFSNESDELVYFDNFMLTHEHSPLLEENHYYPFGLSIAALSSKSIGKTPNRYGYNGKEKQSRELGRKGGLEWYDYGSRMYDPQTGRWPSPDPSASSYNWLSPYNYGFNNPLQVIDPTGRDGIVTGSGSQSDPYVVKANYYYYGMNDDQKKSFMAAIREYNNDGKARAIKTKEGTVYVKFDLGAKEATDKADAKKRAGEDVEKDGEQQYSFGNTVTVGNVRSKDGTADENTYGGADNQDIVLDDDDLVNLNQNAPGASLEDIRRGNVIHEIGHNLGGVHGDPGNIMSNLNATQIIDPNSISSASRFRYTLQAVDNDGTRAIIGRMDTPRGGVESKYLTPKEDKAIKERDGRAGIIWKIPSTK, from the coding sequence ATGCGCTATACAAGCAACTTCATTATAATGATCGGTCTTGCCTTGACGACTGGCCGGGCCAGTGGCCAGCAATCCACGCCCAACCCATACGGGGCTGCGCCGGTCAACTATGTTCGTACCTGGCAGGCCAAGGCGCCTATTGGTAATCCGGACAGCATTATCGCTGCCGGTTTACGGGAAGTAAAACAAACCACGGTGTACGTAGATGGCCTTGGCCGCAACCTGCAAACGGTGGTAAAGAAAGGATCATTGCCTTATAACGATACGGCACGTGACCTTGTGAAAGGCCAGGTATATGATGCGCAGGGGCGGCACAGCATCGACTACCTGTTGTTTGCCGCCAACAATACGGGCGGCAATACTTCGGTGAGTAACGGCGGATTCAAGCGCAATCCCTTTGCGCAGGAAGTGAGTTGTTACAACCAGCGGCTGGCGGGGCAGCCGGGTGAAACGAATGTGGGCGGCGGATCGCTGAACTGGGCTTATAACCAAACGCTCTATGATGGCTCACCTTTGGACAGGACCACGCAATCACTGCCTGCTGGCATGAGCTGGGTGGGCAGCGGCAGGGGTATCCGCTCCAACTATTGGGTGAATACGGTTGCAGACAGTGTGCGGGCGTGGCAGGTGACGGATGTGGCCAATGACTGGGGTACTTACAACAGCACGGGCATGTATGCTGCGGGTATGTTGTACAAGAACCTGACCACCGATGAGCAAGGCAAACAAACGATCGAATTCAAAGACAAGGCAGGCAGACTGGTACTGCGTAAAATGCAAACGACTGCCACGGCAGATGCGGGTACGGGCAGCGGTCACCAGGGATGGGCCTGCACTTATTATGTGTATGATGACCTGGATAATCTGCGGCTGGTAGTGCAGCCGGTGGGAGTGGAATTGCTGGCTGCAAACAGTTGGAATACGGCGGCGCTTTCCGGTGCCATCCTGGCGGAGCAATGCTACCGGTACGAATACAATTACCGGAAAATGATGATCCGCAAAAAGGATCCCGGTGTTGGTGAGGTATGGCTGGTGTATGACGGGCGCGACCGGCTGGTACTGGTGCAGGATGCCAACTTACGAAGCGGCAGTCCTGCCAAATGGTTGTATACCTTGTATGATGAACTCAACCGGCCTGTTTCTACGGGGCTGTGGAATAACAATCAATTGATGACATACCATAAAGCAGCTGCGGAAAACAGCAGCAGCTACCCTAACCTTACGGGGGCCACGTATGAAGAACTGACGGTAACGCATTATGATGACTACGCGGGCCTGCCGGCCGGCTTTGCGGCTACCATGAGCAGCAGTAATATCAACAGCAATACGATCAATACCAATTATAATACCAGTCCGGAATATGCAGAACCGTTGACGCAAACGGTGAACCCCAGCGGCATGATCACCTGGACGAAGGTAAAAGTGCTGGGCACGGGGCAATACCTCTATGCCGTGAATTATTATGATGATAAGGCGCGGCTGATACAGGAGCAGGTGAGCAATGTCAGCGGCGCCATCAGCACCACTTCACGCCAATACAATTTTGCAGGGCAGGTGATCCGCACGGTGCAATTGCATAATAAAGATTATCCCAATAGCATCCTGACGAACGTGTATAGCAAGCACAGTTATGATGACCTGGGCAGGATCATCAGTATTGGTCAAAAGATCAATATATCTTCCGGCCCTTATAAAACAATTGCTGAATATGGCTATGATGAACTGGGGCAACTGAAGGTGAAGAAAATGGGTACCCACCCGGTGACGGGCCAGGCGCTGGAAACACAGGATTATGTATACAATGTGCGGGGCTGGCTGGTGGGCGCGAACCGGGGCTTTGCCACAGACACCAGTAATCAATCGCGTTATTTTGGATACGATATTGGGTATGACAATGAAGGCCCGGCTATTTATGGTGCGGCGCATACGTTTGCCACCAAACGGTATGACGGAGGTATCGGCAGGGTGCTGTGGAAATCGGCGGGTGACCAAAAGATCAGGAAGTATGAAGCCAGTTATGACAACCTCAATCAACTGACGGGCGCCGCTTTTTACCAGTATAAGGGATCGGGTTTCACGCAGAGCGAACTGGATTTTAGTGTAAGCGGTATCAGTTATGATGCCAATGGCAATCTTCAAAAAATGCTGCAAAAGGGCTGGAAGCCTGGCGGCACGGTATTGCTGGACAGTCTGCTGTACACCTATTACCCCCATAGCAACCGGCTCAGGAGTGTGCTGGATGGGGTAAATGATACCGCCACGCAATTGGGCGACTTCCGGTCTTCCACCAGTTATATGGCGGCACTGGGCGGCACGAAAACAACCACCGCCACAGATTACCTATACGATGCCAACGGCAATATGAGCAAAGACCTGAATAAGGACCTGGGCTTTATCCGGTATAACCATCTCAACCTGCCTGCGTATATCGCCTTACCGGGTAAGGGCACAATCAGCTACCTGTACGATGCCAGAGGGACCAAACTTCAAAAAACAGTAGTAGATTCTACCGTGAGCCCGGTGCTCACCAGCACCACTTATTATGTTGACAATTTTGTGTATGAAAGCAGGGAACATGCGGTGGCGCAGCCGGATGATGAGGTGCAGACGCAACAATTCTTTACCCACGCAGAAGGCCGTACCCGCTTTAAAGGCATTGATGGTTACAAGTACGATTATTTTGTGACCGACCATCTGAATAATGTGCGGATGGTGCTTTCGGAAGAGCTGACCACCGATCCTTATCCCACGCTAACCCTGGAAGGAGCAGTAGGATCACCAGCAATAACAGCGCAGAATACTTATTGGGAAAATAAGACAGGCGCTTCCATCAATGTGGCTGCGGTGCGGAGCAGCAGGCCGGGGGCTTTTGGAGATACGAGTACGAACGGGCAACAGGTGATGCTTGTACGTAAATCGACGGGCGCTATCGGCGCGGCCAAGCTGCTGAAGGTAATGAAAGGTGATCGCTGCCACATTTACCTGGAGTATTTCTATACCGCAGCCAATACCAATAATACCGGGGCTTCGGGTATTACTTCTTTGCTTACTTCATTTGCAAGCGCGCTAAGCGCCAGTCCGGGGGTGACGGACCTGCTGAAACCCGGCGCTGCTACCCTGTCCACTGCACTTGGTGGTAATGCCGCTTTGAGCGGCCTGCTGAATAGTGCGCCCAATACGAGCGGCAGCAACCAGGCGCCGAAAGCATATTTAAACGTACTCTTTTTCGATGAGCAGCTTCGGTTCGACCAGGCCGCCAGTCGGGTGTACCCCGTAGCCTATACGCCCAATACCAAGGGCGTTTTTGACAAGCGGCTGGCCAATGCCATCGAGGTGGGCAGGAACGGGTATGTGTACATCTATTTCAGCAATGAAAGTGATGAGCTGGTTTATTTCGATAATTTCATGCTCACCCACGAACATTCCCCGCTGCTGGAAGAAAACCACTATTATCCTTTTGGCCTGTCTATCGCCGCCCTCAGCAGCAAGAGCATTGGCAAAACACCTAACCGGTATGGTTACAATGGCAAGGAGAAACAATCGCGGGAACTGGGCCGCAAAGGCGGGCTGGAATGGTATGATTACGGCTCGCGAATGTATGATCCCCAAACGGGCCGCTGGCCCAGCCCGGACCCCAGCGCTTCTTCCTACAACTGGCTATCACCTTATAACTATGGTTTCAACAACCCTTTGCAGGTAATAGATCCTACGGGCCGTGATGGCATTGTAACCGGCTCTGGCAGTCAGAGTGATCCTTATGTGGTAAAGGCCAATTATTATTACTACGGTATGAATGATGACCAGAAGAAATCCTTTATGGCAGCGATCAGGGAATACAATAATGACGGGAAGGCGCGGGCCATCAAGACGAAGGAGGGGACGGTGTATGTGAAGTTTGATCTGGGTGCCAAAGAAGCTACGGATAAAGCAGATGCTAAAAAACGAGCCGGCGAGGACGTGGAAAAAGATGGAGAGCAACAGTATAGTTTTGGCAATACCGTTACCGTAGGGAATGTCAGAAGCAAAGATGGCACAGCCGATGAGAATACCTATGGCGGTGCCGATAATCAGGATATTGTTTTGGATGACGATGACCTGGTGAACCTCAACCAGAACGCGCCGGGGGCCAGCCTGGAGGATATCCGGCGGGGCAATGTCATCCATGAGATCGGGCATAATCTGGGCGGCGTACATGGCGATCCCGGTAATATCATGAGTAATCTCAATGCTACGCAAATCATAGACCCAAACTCCATCAGCAGCGCCAGTAGGTTTAGGTATACGCTACAGGCCGTTGATAATGACGGTACCCGGGCGATTATTGGCAGGATGGATACGCCTCGTGGAGGGGTAGAATCAAAATACCTTACACCCAAAGAAGACAAAGCGATAAAGGAGAGAGATGGACGCGCAGGCATAATTTGGAAAATTCCAAGCACTAAGTAA
- a CDS encoding sodium:calcium antiporter, translating to MIVDIFIFIAALTALIIAARFFTNAAEEMGKWLGFPSFVIGIFIVGIGTSLPELVSSILSVRQGVSEIVPGNIIGANISNLLLVTGFAVVINRKPISLGSTYIYIDLNFLIGCFFTFYIISYDGKITFNEAFIGLIIFVIYSIYLIKGGVNPREKSSTDVRTPFPLKGAIILLVAAVGVYFGANYTVSSIQSIATALGIPEAIIALTVLSLGTTLPELAVNITAIKQGKAEMAVGNVLGSCVFNTLVIPAVASTVGSITVPAVLISFSLPVMAGSGILFYLLTQDKRISVWEGLMFVMIYLLFMVKIATG from the coding sequence ATGATTGTTGATATATTCATTTTCATTGCAGCTTTAACGGCACTTATTATAGCTGCACGTTTTTTTACCAATGCAGCCGAAGAGATGGGTAAATGGCTGGGATTTCCCTCTTTTGTAATTGGTATCTTCATTGTGGGCATCGGCACATCTTTACCTGAATTGGTTTCCAGTATATTGTCGGTGAGGCAAGGGGTGTCAGAAATTGTACCTGGTAATATTATCGGCGCCAATATTTCCAACTTGTTACTGGTAACCGGATTTGCTGTTGTTATTAACAGAAAGCCTATCTCACTGGGTAGCACGTATATTTATATCGACCTGAATTTTTTGATCGGTTGCTTTTTTACATTTTATATTATCAGTTACGACGGTAAGATCACCTTTAATGAAGCGTTTATAGGGTTGATTATTTTTGTTATTTACAGTATTTACCTAATTAAAGGCGGTGTAAATCCGCGAGAAAAAAGCAGTACGGATGTCCGCACTCCATTCCCGCTGAAAGGGGCCATTATCTTATTGGTGGCAGCAGTTGGTGTTTATTTCGGAGCCAACTATACCGTGTCATCCATTCAATCCATAGCCACGGCACTGGGTATACCGGAGGCCATTATTGCTTTAACAGTGCTTTCGCTGGGCACCACGTTGCCTGAACTGGCCGTAAATATTACTGCCATTAAACAAGGGAAAGCTGAAATGGCCGTGGGAAATGTTTTAGGCTCCTGTGTTTTTAATACGTTGGTTATACCGGCCGTGGCCTCCACGGTAGGAAGTATCACCGTGCCTGCTGTTTTGATCTCTTTTTCTTTACCGGTGATGGCGGGCTCGGGCATTTTATTTTACTTGCTTACGCAGGATAAACGGATATCGGTGTGGGAAGGGCTTATGTTTGTAATGATCTATTTGCTGTTTATGGTCAAAATAGCTACGGGATAA
- a CDS encoding DUF389 domain-containing protein, whose protein sequence is MNNALIEKFRIRQEKEDVSVIIESIDKGVVFKGTNLWVLIFAIFIASLGLNVNSTAVIIGAMLISPLMGPIMGIGLAVGINDLPLLRKSIYNYCVATGAALATSTLFFLLSPLDDAHSEILARTSPNIYDVLIALFGGLAGIIATSSKQKGNVIPGVAIATALMPPLCTAGYGLATLQFYFFTGAFYLFIINTVFIALATFITTRFLKFPFKHLPDKKADTRAQRIIWGIVILTILPSIYFGYDLVQQDKFVKKANQFVELEAKFPNDYLLQKNIDPKKKSITLTYGGAEIVKEDIARLQQKLKSFDLGNASLEINQGFAYLAAVKGNTENNEQAERLNFILKAKETELQALQHKMDSLQQFNAQGRQLFDEIKTQYPDINSLVLSAGNDFKSDTISRPTVLVALSFSGKRSSTDKGKIENWLKTRLRNNALKVYFQ, encoded by the coding sequence ATGAATAACGCTTTAATTGAAAAATTCCGCATCCGGCAGGAAAAGGAAGATGTCAGTGTGATCATTGAGAGCATCGACAAAGGGGTGGTCTTTAAAGGGACCAATCTGTGGGTATTGATCTTTGCTATTTTTATTGCCTCCCTTGGGTTGAATGTAAACTCTACGGCCGTCATCATCGGCGCTATGCTCATCTCACCACTTATGGGTCCAATCATGGGCATCGGGTTGGCAGTAGGCATCAATGACCTGCCCTTGCTCAGGAAATCTATCTATAATTATTGCGTAGCCACAGGAGCAGCCCTGGCCACTTCTACTTTGTTTTTCCTCCTCTCGCCGCTGGATGATGCCCACTCAGAGATCCTGGCGAGAACTTCGCCCAATATTTATGATGTGCTCATTGCCTTATTTGGCGGATTGGCCGGCATCATCGCTACCTCCAGCAAGCAAAAGGGGAATGTTATTCCAGGAGTTGCCATAGCCACCGCATTGATGCCCCCGCTTTGTACTGCAGGATATGGATTGGCCACCTTGCAATTTTACTTTTTTACCGGCGCTTTTTACCTCTTCATTATCAATACCGTTTTCATTGCGCTGGCTACTTTTATTACAACCAGGTTCCTCAAATTTCCTTTTAAACACCTGCCAGATAAAAAAGCAGACACTAGAGCCCAAAGGATTATATGGGGCATAGTGATCCTCACCATTCTGCCCAGCATTTATTTTGGATACGACCTGGTGCAGCAGGACAAGTTTGTAAAGAAAGCTAATCAATTTGTGGAGCTGGAAGCAAAATTTCCCAATGATTATTTACTGCAAAAAAACATTGATCCTAAAAAAAAGAGTATAACCCTTACCTATGGAGGTGCTGAAATTGTAAAAGAAGATATCGCCCGGTTACAGCAAAAACTGAAAAGCTTCGATCTGGGCAATGCCTCCCTGGAAATTAACCAGGGCTTTGCTTACCTGGCAGCAGTAAAAGGAAATACCGAAAATAATGAACAGGCTGAAAGACTCAATTTTATTCTTAAAGCAAAGGAAACCGAATTACAGGCATTGCAACATAAAATGGACAGCTTGCAGCAATTCAATGCACAGGGCAGGCAACTCTTTGATGAAATTAAAACACAATACCCCGATATCAACAGCCTGGTGCTGAGCGCTGGCAATGATTTCAAAAGCGATACCATCAGCCGGCCCACCGTACTGGTAGCGCTTTCTTTTTCAGGCAAAAGATCATCCACCGATAAAGGCAAGATTGAAAACTGGCTAAAAACCCGCCTGCGCAACAATGCATTGAAAGTTTACTTTCAATAA